A stretch of the Streptomyces venezuelae genome encodes the following:
- a CDS encoding TIGR03842 family LLM class F420-dependent oxidoreductase has translation MDFGLVLQTDPPASQVVSLMKRAERNGFRYGWTFDSAVLWQEPFVIYSQILANTQKMHIGPMVTNPGTRTWEVTASTFATLNDMYGNRTVCGIGRGDSAMRVAGRKPNTLARLGEAIEVIRDLAEGREATVDGNPIRIPWVKGGKLPVWMAAYGPKALALAGAKADGFILQLADLYLTEWMVQAVREAAAAAGRDPAAITICVAAPAYVSDDLGHARDQCRWFGGMVGNHVADLVSRYGEHSSMVPEALTEYIKARQGYDYSHHGRAGNPSTDFVPDEIVDRFCLLGPAEAHIEKLRALRDLGVDQFAVYDMHDAREATIDAYGSRIIPAVNAG, from the coding sequence ATGGACTTCGGCCTCGTCCTCCAGACCGACCCGCCGGCCTCCCAGGTCGTCAGCCTCATGAAGCGCGCCGAACGCAACGGCTTCCGCTACGGCTGGACCTTCGACTCGGCCGTGCTCTGGCAGGAACCCTTCGTCATCTACAGCCAGATCCTCGCCAACACGCAGAAGATGCACATCGGCCCGATGGTGACCAACCCGGGCACCCGCACCTGGGAGGTCACCGCCTCCACCTTCGCCACCCTCAACGACATGTACGGCAACCGCACCGTCTGCGGGATCGGCCGCGGGGACTCGGCCATGCGGGTGGCCGGCCGCAAGCCCAACACCCTGGCCCGGCTGGGCGAGGCCATCGAGGTCATCCGCGATCTCGCCGAGGGGCGCGAGGCGACCGTGGACGGCAACCCGATCCGCATCCCGTGGGTCAAGGGCGGCAAGCTGCCGGTCTGGATGGCCGCGTACGGGCCGAAGGCCCTCGCCCTCGCCGGGGCGAAGGCCGACGGATTCATCCTCCAGCTCGCCGACCTCTACCTCACCGAATGGATGGTCCAAGCGGTCCGCGAGGCCGCCGCCGCGGCCGGCCGGGACCCCGCCGCGATCACCATCTGCGTGGCGGCCCCCGCATACGTGAGCGATGACCTCGGCCATGCCCGGGATCAGTGCCGCTGGTTCGGCGGCATGGTCGGCAACCATGTCGCCGACCTGGTCAGCCGCTACGGGGAGCACTCCTCGATGGTCCCGGAGGCACTCACCGAGTACATCAAGGCCCGGCAGGGCTACGACTACAGCCACCACGGCCGCGCCGGGAACCCGTCCACCGACTTCGTGCCGGACGAGATCGTCGACCGGTTCTGCCTGCTGGGGCCCGCCGAGGCCCATATCGAGAAGCTGCGGGCCCTGCGTGACCTCGGCGTCGACCAGTTCGCCGTCTACGACATGCACGATGCCAGGGAGGCCACCATCGACGCGTACGGCTCCCGCATCATCCCGGCGGTCAATGCGGGCTGA
- the hydA gene encoding dihydropyrimidinase, with the protein MSIRTLIRGGLVITAADELHADVLVEDGRVAALAAHGSAAAGAWTADRTIDATGKYVIPGGVDAHTHMELPFGGTFASDTFETGTRAAAWGGTTTIVDFAVQSVGHSLREGLDAWYAKADGNCAIDYGFHMILSDVNEHTLKEMDLLVEEGISSFKLFMAYPGVFYSDDGQILRAMQRGAANGGLIMMHAENGIAIDVLVEQALARGETDPRHHGEVRKVLLEAEATHRAIQLARVAGSPLYVVHVSAEEAVAELAAARDKGLPVFGETCPQYLFLSTDNLAEPDFQGAKYVCSTPLRPREHQAALWRGLRTNDLQVVSTDHCPFCFRGQKELGRGDFSKIPNGLPGVENRMDLLHQAVLDGHISRRRWIEIACATPARMFGMYPQKGTIAPGSDADIVLYDPHAEQVISAETHHMNVDYSAYEGKRITGRVDTVLSRGELVIDRREYTGRAGHGAFVHRSTCQYL; encoded by the coding sequence ATGAGCATCCGCACCCTGATCCGCGGCGGCCTGGTCATCACCGCCGCCGACGAACTCCACGCGGACGTCCTCGTCGAGGACGGCCGGGTGGCCGCCCTGGCCGCCCACGGCTCCGCAGCCGCCGGGGCCTGGACGGCCGACCGTACGATCGATGCGACCGGGAAGTACGTCATCCCGGGCGGCGTCGACGCCCACACCCACATGGAACTGCCCTTCGGCGGCACCTTCGCCTCCGACACCTTCGAGACCGGCACCCGGGCCGCCGCCTGGGGCGGCACCACCACCATCGTGGACTTCGCCGTCCAGAGCGTCGGCCACTCGCTCCGCGAGGGCCTCGACGCCTGGTACGCCAAAGCCGACGGCAACTGCGCCATCGACTACGGCTTCCACATGATCCTCTCCGACGTCAACGAGCACACCCTCAAGGAGATGGACCTCCTGGTGGAGGAGGGCATCAGCTCCTTCAAGCTGTTCATGGCCTACCCCGGGGTGTTCTACAGCGACGACGGACAGATCCTGCGCGCGATGCAGCGCGGCGCCGCCAACGGCGGGCTGATCATGATGCACGCCGAGAACGGCATCGCCATCGACGTCCTGGTGGAACAGGCCCTGGCGCGCGGCGAGACCGACCCGCGCCACCACGGCGAGGTCCGCAAGGTGCTGCTGGAGGCCGAGGCCACCCACCGGGCCATCCAACTGGCCCGGGTGGCCGGCTCCCCGCTGTACGTGGTCCATGTCTCGGCCGAGGAGGCCGTCGCCGAGCTCGCCGCGGCCCGGGACAAGGGGCTGCCCGTCTTCGGCGAGACCTGCCCCCAATACCTCTTCCTCTCCACCGACAACCTCGCCGAGCCCGACTTCCAGGGCGCCAAGTACGTCTGCTCCACGCCGCTGCGCCCCAGGGAGCACCAGGCGGCCCTCTGGCGCGGCCTGCGCACCAACGACCTCCAGGTGGTCTCCACCGACCACTGCCCGTTCTGCTTCCGCGGCCAGAAGGAACTCGGCCGGGGCGACTTCTCGAAGATCCCCAACGGGCTTCCGGGGGTGGAGAACCGGATGGACCTCCTCCATCAGGCGGTCCTGGACGGGCACATCAGCCGCCGCCGCTGGATCGAGATCGCCTGCGCGACCCCGGCCCGGATGTTCGGCATGTACCCGCAGAAGGGCACCATCGCCCCCGGCTCGGACGCCGACATCGTCCTCTACGATCCGCACGCCGAGCAGGTCATCTCCGCCGAGACCCACCACATGAACGTGGACTACTCGGCGTACGAGGGCAAGCGGATCACCGGGCGGGTCGACACCGTCCTCTCGCGCGGCGAGCTGGTCATCGACCGGCGCGAGTACACCGGCCGGGCCGGACACGGGGCCTTCGTCCACCGCTCCACCTGCCAGTACCTGTAA
- a CDS encoding aspartate aminotransferase family protein, protein MTDPNSLHHRHQNVLPDWLALYYRHPIELTHGEGRHVWDAEGNRYLDFFGGILTTMTAHALPEVTKAVADQAGRIIHSSTLYLNRPMVELAERVAALSGIPDARVFFTTSGTEANDTALLLATAYRRSNQILAMRNSYHGRSFSTVSITGNRGWSPTSLSPLQTYYVHGAVRSRGPFADLDDTAFTAAAVADLEDVLGQARGGVAALIAEPIQGVGGFTSPPDGLYGAFREVLDRHGILWISDEVQTGWGRTGDHFWGWQAHAQNGPPDILTFAKGIGNGMSIGGVVARAEIMNCLDANSISTFGGSPVTMAAGLANLGYLLEHDLQGNARRVGGLLLERLRAIGAAVPAVRDVRGRGLMAGIELTRPGTDQAAPDAAGAVLEAAREGGLLLGKGGGHNTSVLRIAPPLSLTVTEAEEGAAILEQALGAIQ, encoded by the coding sequence GTGACCGACCCGAACAGCCTGCACCACCGGCACCAAAACGTCCTCCCCGACTGGCTGGCCCTCTACTACCGGCACCCCATCGAGCTCACCCACGGCGAGGGCCGGCACGTCTGGGACGCCGAAGGCAACCGCTACCTGGACTTCTTCGGCGGCATCCTCACCACCATGACCGCCCACGCCCTCCCCGAGGTCACCAAGGCCGTCGCCGACCAGGCCGGGCGGATCATCCACTCCTCCACCCTCTACCTCAACCGCCCCATGGTGGAACTCGCCGAACGCGTCGCGGCCCTCTCCGGCATCCCCGACGCCCGGGTCTTCTTCACCACCTCCGGCACCGAGGCCAACGACACCGCCCTGCTCCTGGCCACCGCGTACCGCCGCTCCAACCAGATCCTGGCGATGCGCAACAGCTACCACGGCCGGTCCTTCTCCACCGTCTCGATCACCGGCAACCGCGGCTGGTCCCCGACCAGCCTGTCGCCCCTCCAGACGTACTACGTGCACGGCGCCGTCCGCAGCCGCGGCCCCTTCGCCGACCTCGACGACACCGCCTTCACCGCCGCGGCCGTCGCCGATCTGGAGGACGTACTCGGCCAGGCCCGCGGGGGAGTGGCCGCCCTGATCGCCGAACCCATCCAGGGCGTCGGCGGGTTCACCTCCCCGCCCGACGGCCTGTACGGGGCCTTCCGCGAGGTCCTCGACCGGCACGGCATCCTCTGGATCAGCGACGAGGTGCAGACCGGCTGGGGCCGCACCGGCGACCACTTCTGGGGCTGGCAGGCGCACGCCCAGAACGGCCCGCCGGACATCCTCACCTTCGCCAAGGGCATCGGCAACGGCATGTCCATCGGCGGGGTCGTCGCCCGCGCCGAGATCATGAACTGCCTGGACGCCAACTCCATCTCCACCTTCGGCGGTTCACCCGTCACCATGGCGGCCGGCCTCGCCAACCTCGGCTACCTCCTCGAACACGACCTCCAGGGCAACGCCCGCCGGGTCGGCGGCCTGCTCCTGGAGCGGCTGCGCGCCATCGGCGCCGCCGTGCCCGCCGTCCGCGATGTCCGGGGCCGCGGCCTGATGGCCGGCATCGAACTCACCCGGCCGGGCACCGACCAGGCCGCCCCCGACGCGGCCGGCGCCGTCCTCGAAGCGGCCCGCGAAGGCGGCCTGCTGCTCGGCAAGGGCGGCGGCCACAACACCAGCGTGCTGCGCATCGCGCCTCCGCTCTCCCTCACCGTCACCGAGGCGGAAGAGGGCGCAGCCATCCTCGAACAGGCCCTGGGCGCCATCCAGTAG
- a CDS encoding nitrilase-related carbon-nitrogen hydrolase encodes MAHIVRAALVQASWTGDTDSMIAKHEEHARRAASQGARIIGFQEVFNAPYFCQVQEPEHYRWAEPVPDGPTLRRMQDLARETGMVIVVPVFEVESSGFYYNTAAVIDADGSYLGKYRKHHIPQVKGFWEKYYFRPGNLGWPVFDTAVGKVGVYICYDRHFPEGWRQLGLAGAQLVYNPSATHRGLSSHLWQLEQPASAVANEYFVAAINRVGREEYGDNDFYGTSYFVDPRGQFVGEVASDKEEELLVRDLDFDLITEVRTQWAFYRDRRPDAYGGLVQP; translated from the coding sequence ATGGCCCACATCGTCCGCGCCGCGCTGGTCCAGGCTTCCTGGACCGGCGACACCGACTCGATGATCGCCAAACACGAGGAGCACGCCCGTCGGGCTGCCTCCCAGGGCGCCCGCATCATCGGCTTCCAAGAGGTCTTCAACGCGCCCTACTTCTGCCAGGTGCAGGAGCCCGAGCACTACCGCTGGGCGGAGCCCGTCCCGGACGGCCCCACCCTCCGCCGGATGCAGGACCTCGCCCGCGAGACCGGCATGGTGATCGTCGTACCGGTCTTCGAGGTGGAGAGCTCGGGCTTCTACTACAACACCGCCGCCGTCATCGACGCCGACGGCAGTTACCTCGGCAAGTACCGCAAGCACCACATCCCCCAGGTCAAGGGGTTCTGGGAGAAGTACTACTTCCGCCCGGGCAACCTCGGCTGGCCGGTGTTCGACACCGCCGTCGGCAAGGTCGGCGTCTACATCTGCTACGACCGGCACTTCCCGGAGGGCTGGCGCCAGCTCGGCCTCGCCGGAGCCCAGCTCGTCTACAACCCCTCCGCCACCCACCGCGGGCTCTCCTCCCACCTGTGGCAGCTGGAGCAGCCCGCATCCGCCGTGGCCAACGAGTACTTCGTCGCCGCCATCAACCGCGTCGGCCGGGAGGAGTACGGGGACAACGACTTCTACGGCACCAGCTACTTCGTCGACCCCCGCGGCCAGTTCGTCGGCGAGGTCGCCAGCGACAAGGAGGAGGAACTCCTCGTCCGCGACCTGGACTTCGACCTGATCACCGAGGTCCGGACCCAGTGGGCCTTCTACCGCGACCGCCGCCCCGACGCCTACGGAGGACTGGTTCAGCCGTGA
- a CDS encoding PPOX class F420-dependent oxidoreductase, with translation MTIEELGRARYVSLTTFRKNGTPVATPVWAVADAGELYIWTREDSWKVRRIRANGHVTLSACDRRGRITPGTPVLEGTARLLDEAGLRRVRKLMARKYSWQFWIVDLPAAAVRLGRRPHTGIAVKV, from the coding sequence GTGACGATCGAGGAGCTCGGCCGGGCCAGGTACGTCAGCCTGACCACCTTCCGCAAGAACGGCACCCCGGTGGCCACGCCGGTCTGGGCGGTGGCCGACGCGGGGGAGCTGTACATCTGGACCCGAGAGGACTCCTGGAAGGTCAGGCGGATCCGCGCCAACGGGCACGTCACCCTCTCCGCCTGCGACCGGCGCGGACGCATCACGCCCGGCACCCCCGTCCTGGAGGGTACGGCGCGGCTGCTCGACGAGGCCGGGCTGCGGAGGGTGCGGAAGCTGATGGCGCGGAAGTACAGCTGGCAGTTCTGGATCGTGGACCTGCCCGCCGCGGCCGTCCGGCTCGGGCGTCGCCCGCACACCGGCATCGCCGTCAAGGTTTGA
- a CDS encoding helix-turn-helix domain-containing protein, which translates to MVRTPLTPEERERGERLGLLLREARGSRSMVEVAASAGLSAETLRKIETGRAPTPAFFTIAALAQALGLSMDDLLRRCAFVAA; encoded by the coding sequence ATGGTCCGTACCCCCCTCACCCCCGAAGAGCGCGAGCGCGGCGAGCGGCTGGGCCTGCTGCTGCGCGAGGCGCGCGGCAGCCGGAGCATGGTCGAGGTCGCGGCCTCCGCCGGTCTCTCCGCCGAAACCCTCCGCAAGATCGAGACCGGCCGGGCCCCCACCCCCGCCTTCTTCACGATCGCCGCCCTCGCCCAGGCCCTCGGCCTGTCCATGGACGACCTGCTGCGCCGCTGCGCCTTCGTCGCGGCCTGA
- the map gene encoding type I methionyl aminopeptidase, which yields MVELKTEHEIEQMRAAGRVVATALAAVREAARPGVSLLELDAVAREVLREAGAGSPFLGYRPHFAPVPFPGVICTSVNDAIVHGIPGSRRLGDGDLVSIDCGALLDGWAGDAAISFTVGRARPADRRLIATAEAALAAGIEQARPGNRIGDIAHAIGTVCRTAGYGIPDGYGGHGIGRAMHEDPGVPNEGRPGRGMLLRAGMVLAIEPMVTGGGGDGYRTDRDGWTLRTTDGSRAAHAEHTVAITPAGPRILTTL from the coding sequence ATGGTGGAACTGAAGACCGAACACGAGATCGAGCAGATGCGCGCCGCCGGCCGGGTGGTGGCCACCGCCCTGGCCGCCGTACGGGAAGCGGCCCGGCCGGGGGTCTCGCTGCTGGAACTGGACGCGGTGGCCCGCGAGGTGCTCCGCGAGGCGGGCGCCGGCTCGCCCTTCCTCGGCTACCGGCCGCACTTCGCGCCGGTGCCCTTCCCCGGGGTGATCTGCACCTCGGTCAACGACGCCATCGTGCACGGGATCCCCGGCAGCCGGCGGCTGGGAGACGGCGATCTGGTCAGCATCGACTGCGGCGCCCTGCTGGACGGCTGGGCCGGCGACGCGGCGATCAGCTTCACCGTCGGCCGGGCCCGCCCCGCCGACCGACGGCTGATCGCCACCGCCGAGGCGGCGCTGGCCGCCGGAATCGAGCAGGCCCGGCCCGGCAACCGGATCGGCGACATCGCGCACGCCATCGGCACGGTCTGCCGCACCGCCGGCTACGGCATCCCGGACGGGTACGGCGGCCACGGTATCGGCCGCGCCATGCACGAGGACCCGGGCGTACCCAACGAGGGCCGCCCGGGCCGCGGCATGCTGCTGCGCGCCGGCATGGTGCTGGCGATCGAGCCGATGGTGACCGGGGGCGGCGGGGACGGCTACCGCACCGACCGCGACGGCTGGACCCTGCGCACCACCGACGGCAGCCGGGCCGCCCACGCCGAGCACACCGTCGCGATCACCCCGGCCGGCCCCCGGATCCTCACCACGCTGTAG
- the ggt gene encoding gamma-glutamyltransferase yields MRRPAARQLALVALAGALVSTGAAAPPTSVAVPPKVPEAVGRGGAVASVDPDASAAGIAVLRSGGNAVDAAVATAAALGVTEPYSAGIGGGGYFVYYDAKSRRVHTVDGRETAPASATAELFQENGVPIPFAEGQTSGRGVGVPGTPATWRTVLDSWGSRPLGQLLRPAEKLARHGFTVDPTFRAQTEANEARFRDFPATRELFLPGGQLPVVGSTFKNPDLADTYAEIARKGTGAMYRGPIARDIVNTVRTPPVDPAATRIVRPGDLTAADLRAYGTKRQAPTHVRYRGLDVYSMAPSSSGGTTVGEALNILEGTDLAGLSESQYLHRFIEASRISFADRGRWVGDPAFEDVPTRELLSQRYADTRGCLIRPDRALTSPLAPGDPRRPVPCGSTGQTAPTTYEGENTTHLTVADRWGNVVSYTLTIESTGGSAITVPGRGFLLNNELTDFSFAPAAPGVPDPNLPGPGKRPRSSMSPTIVLEDGRPVLAVGSPGGATIITTVLQTLTGHLDRGLPLVEAIAAPRASQRNQTTTELEPGLWNSPLRAELEALGQGFRQNPEIGAATGVQRLPDGRWLAAAEKTRRGGGSAMVVRPQH; encoded by the coding sequence ATGCGTCGTCCCGCGGCACGTCAGTTAGCGCTCGTCGCCCTCGCCGGGGCCCTGGTCTCCACCGGGGCCGCCGCTCCGCCCACGTCCGTGGCGGTTCCGCCCAAGGTGCCGGAGGCGGTCGGCCGGGGCGGGGCCGTGGCCAGCGTGGACCCCGACGCCTCGGCCGCCGGGATCGCGGTGCTGCGGTCCGGCGGCAACGCGGTGGACGCGGCCGTGGCCACCGCCGCCGCACTCGGGGTGACCGAGCCGTACTCGGCGGGCATCGGCGGCGGCGGGTACTTCGTCTACTACGACGCGAAGAGCCGCCGGGTGCACACCGTCGACGGCCGCGAGACCGCACCGGCCAGCGCCACCGCGGAGCTGTTCCAGGAGAACGGCGTCCCCATCCCCTTCGCCGAGGGCCAGACCAGCGGCCGGGGCGTCGGCGTCCCCGGCACCCCCGCCACCTGGCGGACCGTGCTCGACTCCTGGGGCAGCCGCCCGCTGGGACAGCTCCTGCGCCCGGCCGAGAAGCTGGCCCGCCACGGCTTCACCGTGGACCCCACCTTCCGCGCCCAGACCGAGGCCAACGAGGCCCGGTTCCGGGACTTCCCCGCCACCCGCGAGCTGTTCCTGCCCGGCGGGCAGCTGCCGGTGGTCGGCTCCACCTTCAAGAACCCCGATCTGGCCGACACCTACGCGGAGATCGCCCGCAAGGGCACCGGGGCCATGTACCGGGGCCCGATCGCCCGGGACATCGTCAACACCGTCCGCACCCCGCCCGTGGACCCGGCGGCGACCCGGATCGTCCGGCCGGGTGATCTGACCGCCGCCGATCTGCGGGCGTACGGGACCAAGCGGCAGGCGCCCACCCATGTGCGCTACCGGGGCCTGGACGTCTACAGCATGGCCCCGTCCTCCTCGGGCGGCACCACCGTGGGAGAGGCCCTCAACATCCTGGAGGGCACCGATCTGGCCGGGCTCTCCGAGAGCCAGTACCTGCACCGGTTCATCGAGGCCTCCCGGATCTCCTTCGCCGACCGCGGACGCTGGGTCGGGGACCCGGCCTTCGAGGACGTGCCCACCCGGGAGCTGCTCTCCCAGCGGTACGCCGACACGCGCGGCTGCCTGATCCGCCCGGACCGGGCCCTGACCAGCCCGCTCGCCCCCGGTGACCCGCGCCGTCCGGTTCCGTGCGGCAGTACCGGGCAGACCGCCCCGACCACCTACGAGGGCGAGAACACCACCCACCTCACGGTCGCCGACCGCTGGGGCAACGTCGTCTCCTACACGCTCACCATCGAGTCCACCGGCGGCAGCGCCATCACCGTGCCGGGCCGCGGGTTCCTCCTCAACAACGAACTGACCGACTTCTCCTTCGCCCCGGCCGCGCCCGGCGTGCCGGACCCCAACCTGCCCGGACCCGGCAAACGGCCGCGGTCCTCGATGTCGCCGACCATCGTCCTGGAGGACGGGCGTCCGGTCCTCGCGGTGGGCTCCCCGGGCGGCGCCACCATCATCACCACCGTGCTGCAGACCCTGACCGGCCACCTGGACCGCGGCCTGCCGCTGGTCGAGGCCATTGCCGCGCCGCGGGCCAGCCAGCGCAACCAGACCACCACCGAGCTGGAACCGGGGCTGTGGAACAGCCCGCTGCGGGCCGAACTCGAAGCGCTGGGACAGGGCTTCCGGCAGAACCCGGAGATCGGCGCGGCCACCGGGGTGCAGCGGCTGCCGGACGGCCGCTGGCTGGCGGCGGCGGAGAAGACCCGGCGGGGCGGCGGCTCGGCCATGGTGGTCCGGCCGCAGCACTAG